Proteins encoded by one window of Primulina huaijiensis isolate GDHJ02 chromosome 1, ASM1229523v2, whole genome shotgun sequence:
- the LOC140984322 gene encoding zinc transporter 7-like isoform X2 has translation MAEIPTKFLLILFFLFLSLSPHASAAAASPPECSSGPTGECRDKGKALVLKLVAIAAIFATSMIGVCLPFLSRKIPALQPDKDLFVLVKAFASGVILATGYMHVMPDSFDCLTSECLPENPWRKFPFTTFVAMLSAILTLMVDSYAMSYYRKHNISGNGARPVDENNKNMELESQGPGHCRGNDILKVDGDNASQLLRYRVVAQVLELGIVVHSVVIGLSMGASDNPCTIRPLVAALCFHQLFEGGIWVENESNNGGVFLGDNSTRNRHGVGTIECLQRKQPDGSNRGGVAERVFGWIAELHGIGGLVGI, from the exons ATGGCTGAAATTCCCACAAAATTCCTGTTAATATTATTCTTTCTCTTCCTATCGCTCTCGCCGCATGCTTCCGCAGCAGCAGCTTCGCCGCCGGAATGCAGCTCAGGACCGACCGGTGAATGCCGCGACAAGGGGAAGGCGTTGGTTCTAAAACTAGTCGCCATCGCTGCAATTTTCGCCACCAGTATGATCGGTGTTTGCCTCCCATTCCTTTCTCGGAAGATCCCGGCTCTTCAACCTGATAAGGATTTGTTTGTACTGGTTAAGGCATTCGCATCAGGAGTAATACTCGCCACTGGGTACATGCACGTGATGCCGGACTCATTCGACTGCCTAACATCAGAATGTTTGCCAGAGAATCCATGGAGAAAGTTCCCTTTCACCACATTCGTGGCTATGCTTTCTGCTATATTGACTCTGATGGTGGATTCATACGCCATGAGTTACTACAGAAAGCATAATATCTCAGGAAATGGAGCGAGGCCGGTTgatgaaaacaataaaaatatggaattGGAATCTCAGGGTCCTGGGCACTGCCGTGGAAACGACATACTCAAAGTCGATGGCGATAATGCATCACAGTTGCTGAGATATCGCGTGGTTGCACAG GTTCTGGAACTGGGAATCGTTGTGCATTCTGTAGTGATCGGGCTATCGATGGGGGCGTCTGATAATCCATGCACAATCAGGCCCCTTGTTGCTGCTCTATGCTTTCATCAACTCTTCGAAG GCGGAATATGGGTTGAGAATGAAAGCAACAATGGTGGTGTTTTTCTCGGGGACAACTCCACTCGGAATCGCCATGGGGTTGGGACTATCGAATGTTTACAGCGAAAACAGCCCGACGGCTCTAATCGTGGTGGGGTTGCTGAACGCGTGTTCGGCTGGATTGCTGAACTACATGGCATTGGTGGACTTGTTGGCATCTGA
- the LOC140984322 gene encoding fe(2+) transport protein 1-like isoform X1, whose protein sequence is MAEIPTKFLLILFFLFLSLSPHASAAAASPPECSSGPTGECRDKGKALVLKLVAIAAIFATSMIGVCLPFLSRKIPALQPDKDLFVLVKAFASGVILATGYMHVMPDSFDCLTSECLPENPWRKFPFTTFVAMLSAILTLMVDSYAMSYYRKHNISGNGARPVDENNKNMELESQGPGHCRGNDILKVDGDNASQLLRYRVVAQVLELGIVVHSVVIGLSMGASDNPCTIRPLVAALCFHQLFEGMGLGGCILQAEYGLRMKATMVVFFSGTTPLGIAMGLGLSNVYSENSPTALIVVGLLNACSAGLLNYMALVDLLASDFMGVKLQKSMKLQTWAYIAVLLGAGGMSLMAKWA, encoded by the exons ATGGCTGAAATTCCCACAAAATTCCTGTTAATATTATTCTTTCTCTTCCTATCGCTCTCGCCGCATGCTTCCGCAGCAGCAGCTTCGCCGCCGGAATGCAGCTCAGGACCGACCGGTGAATGCCGCGACAAGGGGAAGGCGTTGGTTCTAAAACTAGTCGCCATCGCTGCAATTTTCGCCACCAGTATGATCGGTGTTTGCCTCCCATTCCTTTCTCGGAAGATCCCGGCTCTTCAACCTGATAAGGATTTGTTTGTACTGGTTAAGGCATTCGCATCAGGAGTAATACTCGCCACTGGGTACATGCACGTGATGCCGGACTCATTCGACTGCCTAACATCAGAATGTTTGCCAGAGAATCCATGGAGAAAGTTCCCTTTCACCACATTCGTGGCTATGCTTTCTGCTATATTGACTCTGATGGTGGATTCATACGCCATGAGTTACTACAGAAAGCATAATATCTCAGGAAATGGAGCGAGGCCGGTTgatgaaaacaataaaaatatggaattGGAATCTCAGGGTCCTGGGCACTGCCGTGGAAACGACATACTCAAAGTCGATGGCGATAATGCATCACAGTTGCTGAGATATCGCGTGGTTGCACAG GTTCTGGAACTGGGAATCGTTGTGCATTCTGTAGTGATCGGGCTATCGATGGGGGCGTCTGATAATCCATGCACAATCAGGCCCCTTGTTGCTGCTCTATGCTTTCATCAACTCTTCGAAGGTATGGGTCTAGGTGGATGCATTCTCCAG GCGGAATATGGGTTGAGAATGAAAGCAACAATGGTGGTGTTTTTCTCGGGGACAACTCCACTCGGAATCGCCATGGGGTTGGGACTATCGAATGTTTACAGCGAAAACAGCCCGACGGCTCTAATCGTGGTGGGGTTGCTGAACGCGTGTTCGGCTGGATTGCTGAACTACATGGCATTGGTGGACTTGTTGGCATCTGATTTCATGGGCGTGAAGTTGCAGAAGAGCATGAAGCTTCAAACATGGGCATATATTGCTGTCTTGTTAGGCGCTGGAGGCATGTCTCTTATGGCTAAATGGGCATAG
- the LOC140978519 gene encoding putative E3 ubiquitin-protein ligase LIN isoform X2 produces the protein MASLHKLLSEEGFQHQKWQKPPKKVKFKDVNAQEESIALPIYICHDRRSFDSSLQRAERALSHKSSSVLSSRRGGSGSQRSNYTRSVSEGIVPRRDEPAIDDVAIKAMISILNGYVGQYLRDKNFRESVRENCYSCFARRKKHSGNDIFAHMELGIQSIERLVEKYDAKKGMDLDSLQKSIKLFDFVASLNPKNSRNNASTCGTPNSCLSACAQLYLSIVYKISRNDRISARHLLQVFCDSPFHARTRLLPELWEHFFLPHLLHLKIWYTKELEFLSGSDYDENDKKIKALNELYNDQMDIGTMKFALYYKEWLKIGAQAPPIPSIPLPTKLSNARSRRRSADSANSHFPLSNKSLYQEVFGPIPKGRSIDIDNRNGALKNDWDTEEENIISLEDDKKAMVQLKSSSQSYRMQEVDLRSDSQKKDYFRFLACRTEPVVCFLKGVNLPRNYEKFKNDGTVNHIESDGMTRAIATICSSESLSDCEMAIRSISKCWLNSHGDPRIENSLSQPSVVQGIMEVLFVSDEDEILELAISILAELARKSETIRQFILNSDPQLDVSLRLLRSGSLFLKAAVLLYLVKPKAKQMISSEWIPLVLRVLEFGDHVQTLFAVKCCPHEAAYYFLDQLLTGFNEDKNLENARQIISLGGLGLLVKRMEEGKTFEKSEAASVLYFCIQADGSCRHYLAKNLRKDTILSLLVQGKHTKSQGRALELLTESLCLSRKQRMESLSALTKGWDCLNTMGILLLRLQKARVQERPIIAVILLQLDLMGDPLECSIYREEAIDAIVKALDCRVFDEMVQEKTARALLILGGHFSYTGEPEVEKWLLRTAGFDENCETSCYGMDSDIYGFLNLGEEDKTTENLQSKAATVLLSRGNTRLISSLSNSIGSGIPCLARASLVTVCWMSCGFRLLEDKELQYAACSILVPQLIQSLNHDSALEERVLVSFSLLTLTKGTGYLINPFSFHFFHMV, from the exons ATGGCATCCCTCCATAAGCTTCTGTCTGAAGAAGGGTTCCAGCACCAAAAATGGCAGAAACCGCCGAAAAAGGTGAAGTTTAAGGATGTTAATGCTCAAGAAGAGTCCATTGCACTGCCTATATACATTTGCCATGACAGGAGAAGCTTTGATTCCTCGTTACAGAGAGCTGAGAGGGCACTTTCACACAAGAGTTCTTCTGTTTTATCGTCAAGAAGAGGAGGGTCGGGTTCCCAAAGATCGAACTACACGAGGTCGGTATCTGAAGGGATTGTTCCTCGGAGAGATGAGCCCGCCATTGATGATGTTGCGATTAAAGCTATGATATCAATCTTGAATGGATACGTTGGTCAGTATTTGAGAGACAAGAATTTCCGTGAGAGCGTACGAGAAAATTGTTATTCTTGCTTTGCGAGGAGGAAGAAACATTCAGGTAACGACATTTTTGCTCACATGGAGTTGGGAATTCAGAGCATCGAAAGGTTGGTTGAGAAATACGACGCCAAGAAGGGAATGGATTTAGATTCTTTGCAAAAATCGATCAAACTTTTTGATTTTGTAGCGTCGCTGAATCCCAAGAATTCAAGAAATAATGCTTCAACTTGTGGAACACCCAATTCTTGTCTCTCTGCTTGTGCGCAGCTTTACTTATCGATAGTCTACAAAATCTCAAGAAATGACAGAATTTCAGCTCGGCACCTATTGCAGGTTTTCTGCGATTCGCCGTTTCATGCTCGAACACGCTTGCTTCCGGAACTTTGGGAGCATTTCTTTCTTCCCCACCTTCTCCATCTCAAGATTTGGTACACTAAAGAGCTTGAGTTTCTTTCTGGTTCCGATTACGACGAAAATGACAAAAAGATTAAAGCTTTGAACGAGCTATACAATGATCAGATGGATATTGGGACAATGAAGTTTGCTCTGTACTACAAAGAGTGGCTCAAAATTGGCGCTCAAGCCCCACCTATTCCTTCAATCCCTTTGCCTACAAAACTGAGCAATGCGCGTTCAAGAAGGAGATCTGCAGATTCGGCTAATTCTCATTTCCCTTTGAGCAATAAATCACT ATATCAAGAAGTCTTTGGCCCCATTCCAAAGGGGAGGTCAATTGACATCGACAATAGGAATGGAGCTTTGAAAAACGATTGGGATACGgaggaagaaaatattattagCCTAGAAGACGAT AAGAAAGCCATGGTTCAGCTAAAGTCATCGAGTCAAAGTTATCGAATGCAGGAAGTTGATTTACGGTCTGACAGTCAGAAAAAAGATTATTTCCGGTTTTTGGCTTGCCGGACTGAACCAGTAGTGTGTTTTTTAAAGGGAGTTAATTTGCCGAGGAATTATGAGAAATTTAAGAATGATGGAACTGTGAATCATATTGAGTCAGATGGCATGACTCGAGCTATTGCCACTATTTGCTCTTCAGAGAGCTTGAGTGATTGTGAAATGGCCATTCGTTCGATTAGCAAATGCTGGTTAAATTCTCATGGAGATCCTAGAATCGAAAATTCGTTGTCACAGCCATCTGTTGTACAAGGAATAATGGAAGTTCTGTTTGTTTCCGATGAAGATGAAATATTGGAGCTGGCTATATCAATTTTGGCAGAGTTAGCTAGAAAGAGTGAAACAATTAGACAATTCATATTGAATTCGGATCCACAGCTTGATGTTTCCCTGAGACTATTGAGAAGTGGCAGCCTATTCCTAAAAGCTGCAGTTTTGCTTTATCTAGTGAAACCAAAGGCAAAACAGATGATATCATCGGAGTGGATTCCATTAGTTCTTCGAGTTTTGGAATTCGGTGACCATGTGCAGACATTATTCGCTGTTAAATGCTGCCCTCATGAAGCAGCATATTACTTCCTAGACCAACTCTTAACCGGTTTTAACGAAGATAAAAATCTTGAGAATGCTAGACAGATAATTTCACTTGGCGGATTAGGTTTATTAGTAAAGAGGATGGAGGAAGGGAAAACTTTTGAGAAAAGCGAAGCTGCTTCTGTTCTTTATTTTTGCATTCAAGCCGATGGAAGTTGTCGACACTATTTAGCGAAAAACTTGAGAAAAGACACTATTTTATCACTCTTAGTTCAAGGGAAGCACACAAAATCTCAAGGGCGTGCTCTTGAGTTGCTGACAGAGTCACTTTGCCTTAGTAG AAAACAAAGAATGGAATCCTTAAGCGCGCTAACAAAAGGGTGGGACTGCTTAAACACAATGGGTATTTTGTTACTACGCCTCCAAAAGGCTCGAGTGCAAGAGCGTCCCATCATTGCAGTGATATTGCTACAGCTAGATCTTATG GGTGATCCTTTGGAATGTAGTATATACAGAGAAGAGGCAATAGATGCCATTGTAAAAGCACTAGATTGTAGGGTGTTCGACGAGATGGTGCAGGAGAAGACAGCAAGGGCTCTGTTGATTCTGGGCGGACACTTTTCTTACACCGGAGAGCCAGAGGTGGAGAAATGGCTGTTAAGAACAGCAGGCTTCGATGAGAACTGTGAAACTTCATGTTATGGAATGGATTCTGATATATATGGATTCCTAAACCTG GGTGAAGAGGATAAAACGACGGAAAATTTGCAAAGCAAAGCAGCAACGGTGTTGCTTAGCAGGGGAAACACAAGATTAATTTCTTCACTCTCGAATTCAATAGGCAGCGGAATCCCATGTCTCGCAAGAGCAAGCCTGGTGACTGTCTGCTGGATGAGCTGTGGCTTCCGTCTACTCGAAGACAAAGAGCTTCAATATGCAGCATGCTCAATCCTTGTGCCACAGTTGATACAGTCCTTGAATCACGACAGTGCTCTTGAGGAAAGGGTTCTTGTTTCATTTTCTCTGCTAACTCTTACAAAGGGCACAGGTTACCTTATAAATCCCTTTTCTTTCCACTTTTTTCATATGGTCTAA
- the LOC140978519 gene encoding putative E3 ubiquitin-protein ligase LIN isoform X1, whose protein sequence is MASLHKLLSEEGFQHQKWQKPPKKVKFKDVNAQEESIALPIYICHDRRSFDSSLQRAERALSHKSSSVLSSRRGGSGSQRSNYTRSVSEGIVPRRDEPAIDDVAIKAMISILNGYVGQYLRDKNFRESVRENCYSCFARRKKHSGNDIFAHMELGIQSIERLVEKYDAKKGMDLDSLQKSIKLFDFVASLNPKNSRNNASTCGTPNSCLSACAQLYLSIVYKISRNDRISARHLLQVFCDSPFHARTRLLPELWEHFFLPHLLHLKIWYTKELEFLSGSDYDENDKKIKALNELYNDQMDIGTMKFALYYKEWLKIGAQAPPIPSIPLPTKLSNARSRRRSADSANSHFPLSNKSLYQEVFGPIPKGRSIDIDNRNGALKNDWDTEEENIISLEDDKKAMVQLKSSSQSYRMQEVDLRSDSQKKDYFRFLACRTEPVVCFLKGVNLPRNYEKFKNDGTVNHIESDGMTRAIATICSSESLSDCEMAIRSISKCWLNSHGDPRIENSLSQPSVVQGIMEVLFVSDEDEILELAISILAELARKSETIRQFILNSDPQLDVSLRLLRSGSLFLKAAVLLYLVKPKAKQMISSEWIPLVLRVLEFGDHVQTLFAVKCCPHEAAYYFLDQLLTGFNEDKNLENARQIISLGGLGLLVKRMEEGKTFEKSEAASVLYFCIQADGSCRHYLAKNLRKDTILSLLVQGKHTKSQGRALELLTESLCLSRRKQRMESLSALTKGWDCLNTMGILLLRLQKARVQERPIIAVILLQLDLMGDPLECSIYREEAIDAIVKALDCRVFDEMVQEKTARALLILGGHFSYTGEPEVEKWLLRTAGFDENCETSCYGMDSDIYGFLNLGEEDKTTENLQSKAATVLLSRGNTRLISSLSNSIGSGIPCLARASLVTVCWMSCGFRLLEDKELQYAACSILVPQLIQSLNHDSALEERVLVSFSLLTLTKGTGYLINPFSFHFFHMV, encoded by the exons ATGGCATCCCTCCATAAGCTTCTGTCTGAAGAAGGGTTCCAGCACCAAAAATGGCAGAAACCGCCGAAAAAGGTGAAGTTTAAGGATGTTAATGCTCAAGAAGAGTCCATTGCACTGCCTATATACATTTGCCATGACAGGAGAAGCTTTGATTCCTCGTTACAGAGAGCTGAGAGGGCACTTTCACACAAGAGTTCTTCTGTTTTATCGTCAAGAAGAGGAGGGTCGGGTTCCCAAAGATCGAACTACACGAGGTCGGTATCTGAAGGGATTGTTCCTCGGAGAGATGAGCCCGCCATTGATGATGTTGCGATTAAAGCTATGATATCAATCTTGAATGGATACGTTGGTCAGTATTTGAGAGACAAGAATTTCCGTGAGAGCGTACGAGAAAATTGTTATTCTTGCTTTGCGAGGAGGAAGAAACATTCAGGTAACGACATTTTTGCTCACATGGAGTTGGGAATTCAGAGCATCGAAAGGTTGGTTGAGAAATACGACGCCAAGAAGGGAATGGATTTAGATTCTTTGCAAAAATCGATCAAACTTTTTGATTTTGTAGCGTCGCTGAATCCCAAGAATTCAAGAAATAATGCTTCAACTTGTGGAACACCCAATTCTTGTCTCTCTGCTTGTGCGCAGCTTTACTTATCGATAGTCTACAAAATCTCAAGAAATGACAGAATTTCAGCTCGGCACCTATTGCAGGTTTTCTGCGATTCGCCGTTTCATGCTCGAACACGCTTGCTTCCGGAACTTTGGGAGCATTTCTTTCTTCCCCACCTTCTCCATCTCAAGATTTGGTACACTAAAGAGCTTGAGTTTCTTTCTGGTTCCGATTACGACGAAAATGACAAAAAGATTAAAGCTTTGAACGAGCTATACAATGATCAGATGGATATTGGGACAATGAAGTTTGCTCTGTACTACAAAGAGTGGCTCAAAATTGGCGCTCAAGCCCCACCTATTCCTTCAATCCCTTTGCCTACAAAACTGAGCAATGCGCGTTCAAGAAGGAGATCTGCAGATTCGGCTAATTCTCATTTCCCTTTGAGCAATAAATCACT ATATCAAGAAGTCTTTGGCCCCATTCCAAAGGGGAGGTCAATTGACATCGACAATAGGAATGGAGCTTTGAAAAACGATTGGGATACGgaggaagaaaatattattagCCTAGAAGACGAT AAGAAAGCCATGGTTCAGCTAAAGTCATCGAGTCAAAGTTATCGAATGCAGGAAGTTGATTTACGGTCTGACAGTCAGAAAAAAGATTATTTCCGGTTTTTGGCTTGCCGGACTGAACCAGTAGTGTGTTTTTTAAAGGGAGTTAATTTGCCGAGGAATTATGAGAAATTTAAGAATGATGGAACTGTGAATCATATTGAGTCAGATGGCATGACTCGAGCTATTGCCACTATTTGCTCTTCAGAGAGCTTGAGTGATTGTGAAATGGCCATTCGTTCGATTAGCAAATGCTGGTTAAATTCTCATGGAGATCCTAGAATCGAAAATTCGTTGTCACAGCCATCTGTTGTACAAGGAATAATGGAAGTTCTGTTTGTTTCCGATGAAGATGAAATATTGGAGCTGGCTATATCAATTTTGGCAGAGTTAGCTAGAAAGAGTGAAACAATTAGACAATTCATATTGAATTCGGATCCACAGCTTGATGTTTCCCTGAGACTATTGAGAAGTGGCAGCCTATTCCTAAAAGCTGCAGTTTTGCTTTATCTAGTGAAACCAAAGGCAAAACAGATGATATCATCGGAGTGGATTCCATTAGTTCTTCGAGTTTTGGAATTCGGTGACCATGTGCAGACATTATTCGCTGTTAAATGCTGCCCTCATGAAGCAGCATATTACTTCCTAGACCAACTCTTAACCGGTTTTAACGAAGATAAAAATCTTGAGAATGCTAGACAGATAATTTCACTTGGCGGATTAGGTTTATTAGTAAAGAGGATGGAGGAAGGGAAAACTTTTGAGAAAAGCGAAGCTGCTTCTGTTCTTTATTTTTGCATTCAAGCCGATGGAAGTTGTCGACACTATTTAGCGAAAAACTTGAGAAAAGACACTATTTTATCACTCTTAGTTCAAGGGAAGCACACAAAATCTCAAGGGCGTGCTCTTGAGTTGCTGACAGAGTCACTTTGCCTTAGTAG GAGAAAACAAAGAATGGAATCCTTAAGCGCGCTAACAAAAGGGTGGGACTGCTTAAACACAATGGGTATTTTGTTACTACGCCTCCAAAAGGCTCGAGTGCAAGAGCGTCCCATCATTGCAGTGATATTGCTACAGCTAGATCTTATG GGTGATCCTTTGGAATGTAGTATATACAGAGAAGAGGCAATAGATGCCATTGTAAAAGCACTAGATTGTAGGGTGTTCGACGAGATGGTGCAGGAGAAGACAGCAAGGGCTCTGTTGATTCTGGGCGGACACTTTTCTTACACCGGAGAGCCAGAGGTGGAGAAATGGCTGTTAAGAACAGCAGGCTTCGATGAGAACTGTGAAACTTCATGTTATGGAATGGATTCTGATATATATGGATTCCTAAACCTG GGTGAAGAGGATAAAACGACGGAAAATTTGCAAAGCAAAGCAGCAACGGTGTTGCTTAGCAGGGGAAACACAAGATTAATTTCTTCACTCTCGAATTCAATAGGCAGCGGAATCCCATGTCTCGCAAGAGCAAGCCTGGTGACTGTCTGCTGGATGAGCTGTGGCTTCCGTCTACTCGAAGACAAAGAGCTTCAATATGCAGCATGCTCAATCCTTGTGCCACAGTTGATACAGTCCTTGAATCACGACAGTGCTCTTGAGGAAAGGGTTCTTGTTTCATTTTCTCTGCTAACTCTTACAAAGGGCACAGGTTACCTTATAAATCCCTTTTCTTTCCACTTTTTTCATATGGTCTAA
- the LOC140978541 gene encoding BTB/POZ domain and ankyrin repeat-containing protein NPR1-like — protein sequence MENVAEPSSSISFTSSSHLSSASVTNKVYTSGGSETGSNLDVISLSKLSCNLEPLLGDFGSDYSDADVVVEGNSVAIHKCILAARSKFFDDLLRKEKKSKYCMTDFLPYGKVGYEAFIIFLSYLYTGKLKPSPLEVSTCVEKTCLHDACRPAIDFAVELMYASSIFQVSELVSLFQRRLLNLVGKAVVEDVIPILVVAFHCQISQLLSQCVHRVARSNLGTIQIEKQIPSKVAEDIISMRRGSLSKKENNVANGDSLREKSVKRIHKALDSDDVELVRLLLTESDITLDESYALHYAVAYCDPKIVSEVLSLGLADVNLRNAHGNTVLHVAARRKEPSIIVSLLNKGANVSDLTIEGQDAVSICRRRTRPKDYEMKREQGQEANKDWMCIDILEREMRRNPISGDAWDFSLEMIDDLHMKLLCLEDRVAFARMFFPTEAKLAMEIAHAETSELAGLLSSRGSNGNLVEVDLNDTPINQNKRILSRIDTLSRTVQLGRRYFPHCSQVLDKFMEDDLPDIVYLEKGTSDEQRMKRMRFMELKDEVHRAFSKDKAELHRSGFCSSSSSLRYKARKH from the exons ATGGAGAATGTTGCTGAACCATCATCATCCATCAGTTTTACATCATCTTCTCATCTATCCAGTGCGTCTGTAACTAATAAAGTGTATACCTCTGGTGGGTCGGAGACAGGGTCGAATCTTGACGTCATCAGTTTGAGTAAGCTAAGTTGTAACTTGGAGCCACTTTTAGGCGATTTCGGTAGCGATTACAGCGACGCAGATGTTGTGGTAGAAGGCAATAGTGTTGCCATTCACAAATGTATATTAGCTGCTAGGAGTAAGTTCTTTGATGATCttttaagaaaagaaaagaagtcCAAGTATTGCATGACCGATTTCTTGCCTTATGGCAAGGTAGGATATGAGGCTTTTATAATCTTCTTGAGCTATTTGTATACGGGTAAGCTTAAGCCCTCACCTCTAGAGGTATCAACTTGTGTTGAAAAGACATGCTTGCACGATGCCTGCAGACCTGCTATCGACTTTGCTGTGGAATTGATGTACGCCTCATCTATTTTCCAGGTTTCGGAACTTGTCTCACTGTTTCAG CGTCGACTTCTTAACTTGGTTGGCAAGGCTGTAGTAGAAGATGTCATCCCAATTCTTGTGGTGGCCTTCCATTGTCAAATAAGTCAACTCCTCTCCCAGTGTGTCCATAGAGTAGCTCGATCCAACCTCGGAACTATTCAAATCGAGAAACAGATCCCATCCAAAGTTGCAGAAGATATTATATCGATGCGCCGTGGTTCTCTTTCTAAAAAGGAAAATAACGTGGCCAACGGGGATTCATTGCGGGAGAAGAGTGTTAAGAGAATACACAAGGCATTGGACTCGGATGATGTTGAACTCGTCAGACTTCTCCTTACAGAGTCGGATATAACCCTAGATGAGTCTTACGCTCTCCACTATGCTGTTGCTTACTGTGATCCCAAGATAGTATCGGAGGTTCTTAGCCTTGGTCTTGCTGATGTCAACCTACGGAATGCGCATGGGAATACGGTACTTCATGTCGCTGCTAGGCGAAAAGAACCATCAATCATAGTGTCCCTTCTGAACAAGGGGGCAAATGTATCAGACTTGACGATAGAGGGACAAGATGCTGTTAGTATTTGTAGGAGACGGACACGCCCGAAGGATTACGAGATGAAAAGAGAGCAAGGACAGGAAGCGAATAAAGATTGGATGTGCATAGATATTTTGGAGAGGGAAATGCGGAGGAATCCGATATCTGGGGATGCATGGGACTTCTCTCTAGAAATGATTGATGATCTGCATATGAAATTGCTCTGCCTTGAAGACAGAG TGGCGTTTGCACGAATGTTTTTCCCGACCGAAGCTAAGCTAGCTATGGAAATAGCACATGCTGAGACATCTGAACTTGCTGGTCTTTTGTCATCAAGAGGTTCGAACGGGAACTTGGTGGAAGTCGATTTGAATGATACACCCATTAACCAGAACAAGAGGATCCTTTCGAGAATAGATACTCTCTCCAGAACAG TTCAATTGGGCAGGCGCTATTTTCCTCATTGCTCCCAGGTACTGGATAAGTTTATGGAGGATGACTTACCGGACATAGTCTACCTCGAAAAGGGCACCTCAGACGAGCAAAGAATGAAGCGCATGCGTTTCATGGAACTCAAAGATGAAGTGCATCGAGCATTCAGCAAGGACAAAGCTGAGCTGCACCGCTCTGGCTTTTGTTCGTCATCATCTTCATTACGTTACAAAGCCCGTAAACACTAA